One Drosophila virilis strain 15010-1051.87 chromosome 5, Dvir_AGI_RSII-ME, whole genome shotgun sequence DNA window includes the following coding sequences:
- the FLASH gene encoding putative leucine-rich repeat-containing protein DDB_G0290503 isoform X2: MEDLFGSTPKHQSPATTTNAGSSNVDSEKVFQNLIANMEPLTPQELYTPESQIEARVQQTSSGKSGENKQKSAENINKYFVCNIESKNMEQKFAEDELDNQVLSKPKNPLPRPHLKPLVNAENAKQNLQKVVQVEFVNEVANETKQVQDANDEEQSVHEVDNIESQQNMSGTDEAQLTAQDLLDAEEIINKVHNTNEEQHIPGLDFIAEEQLKRELDDAQTNLHIPGLDLVDNETLMNDVDNGKTNEQIPGLDFKEELITELNTKIHDNAPAQDLKAINKVDTKAHLYIPGLDLMNEEATTSKVDPRTQEYIPGLNMSIEEEATKNVVAKTHENILDMDFVIQEDLTRDVANMKTNEHISVLDLKSDLEVTKAVVAEPHEYIPGLDFTAAENVSGNVDTEQHNCLGFAEEQDLPSDVDRTKTNTTDNQDCAPAEELKDSTNKISTGNETENTEAKGERSDNSTANNAPNEHRGDNQLRESNDNTESSDDDAQEGERSDNSTENNAPCEHRGENQLRESNDNTESSDDGAQEAENAKSKDHRENQLVESNQYMESSDDDSQELEQPKCEDPTGHHMELSELEQPKCEDPRAGQLTEGHDNMDSSEDNAQELEQAQSEDNRENQLRDSNDKMESSDDDAQELDESSSSDDDDDQELEQAKSEDKMENQLMASNQNSESSELQEIDAAAKSTLSESTTPPGQDSITCQLDQLPAQAEENMVTPKRPVRGMKSIQIIEDIRLPVMMDIENLAVKVDGTSEEHSLKQTDHQLSNAHDVTEQMPGLNFNVDTLTQPASEIEGESQLQFITVNQNERNSKIVAVNTTITPKLTVVAATVMYAQPDSTKIDHTEDDAALEAVMNELIPDKQQAITLDESYPNLSLETDTIELALKQLHQQSQTDEQPDETAVTSTSMKGPQTPNQDLMQILMQSPLQSTAACTTRNSPTKVRVRIKKLEARSNSKRKSNNEASSATPQNSEETPLKKRRVDVNDGDTVHTADPIVPQTPPETALTTEASQLHVTIDETFNASTMEQSHCQNSNDSSMVTKRCSLGNSDYQFERINDEVVLRVTRRRRRRPAAANQES; the protein is encoded by the coding sequence ATGGAAGATCTCTTTGGCAGCACGCCCAAGCACCAAAGcccagcgacaacaacaaatgcaggcagcagcaacgtgGACAGTGAAAAAGTATTCCAGAACCTAATTGCAAATATGGAACCGCTAACGCCACAAGAGCTGTACACGCCGGAAAGCCAAATCGAAGCAAGAGTGCAGCAAACAAGCAGCGGAAAATCTGgagaaaataagcaaaaatcagccgaaaatataaacaaatattttgtatgcaaTATTGAAAGTAAGAACATGGAGCAGAAATTTGCAGAGGATGAACTGGATAATCAAGTTCTCTCGAAACCAAAAAACCCTTTACCTAGGCCGCATTTAAAACCCTTGGTAAATGcagaaaatgcaaaacaaaatcttcAAAAAGTTGTGCAAGTTGAGTTCGTAAATGAAGTAGCTAATGAAACAAAGCAGGTACAGGATGCAAATGACGAAGAGCAGTCAGTTCATGAGGTGGATAACATAGAATCTCAGCAGAACATGTCAGGCACGGACGAAGCGCAGTTAACTGCTCAGGATTTGTTGGATgcagaagaaataattaataaagtgCATAATACAAACGAGGAACAACACATTCCGGGCCTGGATTTCATAGCCGAAGAGCAATTAAAAAGAGAATTGGATGACGCTCAAACAAATCTACACATACCGGGCCTGGATTTGGTTGATAATGAGACACTAATGAACGATGTGGATAATGGAAAAACAAATGAGCAAATTCCTGGGCTAGACTTTAAGGAGGAATTAATTACGGAATTGAATACGAAAATACACGACAATGCTCCTGCTCAGGATTTGAAGGCCATAAATAAAGTAGATACAAAAGCACATTTATACATACCAGGCCTGGATTTGATGAATGAAGAGGCTACCACAAGTAAGGTGGACCCGAGAACGCAGGAATACATACCGGGTCTGAATATGTCCATTGAGGaggaagcaacaaaaaatgttgtggCAAAAACACATGAAAATATACTGGATATGGATTTTGTAATACAAGAGGATCTAACACGAGATGTGGCtaatatgaaaacaaatgaGCATATATCTGTGCTGGACCTAAAGAGTGATTTGGAAGTAACTAAAGCAGTTGTTGCAGAACCACATGAATATATACCCGGACTGGACTTTACTGCTGCAGAGAATGTATCGGGCAATGTAGATACTGAACAACACAATTGTCTGGGCTTTGCGGAGGAACAGGATCTGCCAAGCGATGTGGatagaacaaaaacaaacacaactgATAATCAAGACTGTGCACCAGCTGAGGAACTGAAAGATAGCACGAATAAGATCTCGACTGGGAATGAAACCGAAAATACAGAAGCAAAAGGCGAACGGAGCGACAATTCGACAGCAAACAATGCACCAAATGAGCACCGTGGGGATAATCAGTTAAGGGAAAGCAATGACAACACGGAATCGTCTGATGATGATGCTCAGGAAGGCGAACGGAGCGACAATTCGACTGAAAACAATGCACCATGCGAGCACCGTGGGGAAAATCAGTTAAGGGAAAGCAATGACAACACGGAATCATCTGATGATGGTGCTCAGGAAGCAGAGAATGCGAAAAGTAAGGACCATAGGGAAAATCAGTTAGTGGAAAGCAACCAATACATGGAATCATCTGATGATGATTCTCAGGAGTTAGAGCAACCGAAATGCGAGGACCCTACGGGACATCATATGGAATTATCAGAGCTAGAGCAACCGAAATGTGAGGACCCTAGGGCAGGTCAATTAACGGAAGGCCATGACAACATGGATTCATCAGAAGATAATGCTCAGGAACTAGAGCAAGCGCAAAGTGAGGACAACAGGGAAAATCAGTTAAGGGATAGCAATGATAAAATGGAATCATCAGATGATGATGCTCAGGAACTAGAcgaatcatcatcatctgatgatgatgatgatcaagAACTGGAGCAAGCGAAGAGTGAGgacaaaatggaaaatcagTTAATGGCCAGCAATCAAAACTCAGAATCATCCGAACTTCAAGAAATAGATGCAGCAGCGAAGTCAACATTAAGCGAGTCCACAACGCCGCCCGGCCAGGACTCCATCACTTGTCAATTAGATCAATTACCAGCACAGGCAGAGGAGAACATGGTTACGCCCAAGCGACCAGTCCGTGGCatgaaaagcatacaaatAATTGAGGACATACGTCTGCCCGTCATGATGGATATTGAGAATCTTGCAGTTAAAGTAGATGGAACAAGCGAGGAGCACAGCTTGAAACAAACAGACCACCAGCTGTCCAATGCACATGATGTTACTGAGCAAATGCCAGGTCTGAACTTTAATGTCGACACATTAACGCAGCCAGCATCGGAGATTGAAGGAGAGTCTCAGCTGCAGTTCATCACAGTTAATCAAAATGAACGCAACTCGAAAATTGTGGCAGTTAATACGACAATCACGCCCAAGCTGACAGTCGTTGCAGCTACAGTTATGTACGCCCAGCCGGATTCAACCAAGATTGATCACACCGAGGACGATGCTGCACTCGAGGCAGTCATGAATGAGCTAATACCAGATAAACAGCAGGCAATCACATTGGACGAAAGCTATCCGAATTTGAGCCTAGAAACGGATACCATTGAGCTGGCATTGAAACAGCTGCATCAGCAGTCACAAACCGATGAGCAGCCGGACGAAACAGCTGTAACGTCCACATCCATGAAGGGGCCGCAAACGCCCAATCAGGATCTTATGCAGATACTTATGCAATCGCCATTGCAGTCGACAGCTGCGTGCACGACGCGAAACAGTCCTACAAAAGTGAGGGTCAGAATAAAGAAACTCGAAGCACGGTCaaacagcaaaagaaaaagcaacAATGAGGCCAGCAGCGCTACGCCGCAAAATTCAGAAGAAACGCCGCTAAAAAAACGTAGAGTAGATGTTAACGATGGCGACACAGTGCATACCGccgatccaattgtgccccaAACGCCACCAGAAACGGCCCTGACTACGGAGGCTTCGCAGTTGCATGTGACCATTGATGAGACCTTCAATGCCAGCACAATGGAGCAAAGCCACTGCCAGAACAGCAACGACTCTTCCATGGTGACCAAACGCTGCTCTCTGGGCAACAGCGACTATCAATTCGAGCGGATCAATGATGAGGTTGTGTTACGCGTCACACGTCGTCGACGACGCCGACCAGCAGCTGCCAATCAGGAGTCATAA
- the FLASH gene encoding uncharacterized protein DDB_G0287625 isoform X1 has protein sequence MLSDELDIYDDLDEFQEAENKKSKELEACEAKYDAAQLEIANLQAQNKALAKKIKTMEVNFQNLLDTAKAEIKRKDAQITQLRKEKDDICFRRKRAPNLAQPNSQTQPLDELQHQQHKRFKPEDVSDVKAEIGIDNNNENCDMKKKHLTQQHAPARRSISREAGPEKMTQHKRDKPFDSGAERQRSADVRNPQDRLRDRDRDRERERDRDRNRDRSRRRSRSRSRERCRSRDRYRSNSQRHSSKNRDLKRSRRSRSRSRSRSSHKNSSRSSKRKSSREIERKHLTKSSTHDHKPKTMEDLFGSTPKHQSPATTTNAGSSNVDSEKVFQNLIANMEPLTPQELYTPESQIEARVQQTSSGKSGENKQKSAENINKYFVCNIESKNMEQKFAEDELDNQVLSKPKNPLPRPHLKPLVNAENAKQNLQKVVQVEFVNEVANETKQVQDANDEEQSVHEVDNIESQQNMSGTDEAQLTAQDLLDAEEIINKVHNTNEEQHIPGLDFIAEEQLKRELDDAQTNLHIPGLDLVDNETLMNDVDNGKTNEQIPGLDFKEELITELNTKIHDNAPAQDLKAINKVDTKAHLYIPGLDLMNEEATTSKVDPRTQEYIPGLNMSIEEEATKNVVAKTHENILDMDFVIQEDLTRDVANMKTNEHISVLDLKSDLEVTKAVVAEPHEYIPGLDFTAAENVSGNVDTEQHNCLGFAEEQDLPSDVDRTKTNTTDNQDCAPAEELKDSTNKISTGNETENTEAKGERSDNSTANNAPNEHRGDNQLRESNDNTESSDDDAQEGERSDNSTENNAPCEHRGENQLRESNDNTESSDDGAQEAENAKSKDHRENQLVESNQYMESSDDDSQELEQPKCEDPTGHHMELSELEQPKCEDPRAGQLTEGHDNMDSSEDNAQELEQAQSEDNRENQLRDSNDKMESSDDDAQELDESSSSDDDDDQELEQAKSEDKMENQLMASNQNSESSELQEIDAAAKSTLSESTTPPGQDSITCQLDQLPAQAEENMVTPKRPVRGMKSIQIIEDIRLPVMMDIENLAVKVDGTSEEHSLKQTDHQLSNAHDVTEQMPGLNFNVDTLTQPASEIEGESQLQFITVNQNERNSKIVAVNTTITPKLTVVAATVMYAQPDSTKIDHTEDDAALEAVMNELIPDKQQAITLDESYPNLSLETDTIELALKQLHQQSQTDEQPDETAVTSTSMKGPQTPNQDLMQILMQSPLQSTAACTTRNSPTKVRVRIKKLEARSNSKRKSNNEASSATPQNSEETPLKKRRVDVNDGDTVHTADPIVPQTPPETALTTEASQLHVTIDETFNASTMEQSHCQNSNDSSMVTKRCSLGNSDYQFERINDEVVLRVTRRRRRRPAAANQES, from the exons atgttgaGCGACGAACTCGATATTTACGATGATTTGGATGAATTTCAAGAAGCTGAAAATAAG AAATCCAAAGAATTGGAGGCCTGCGAGGCAAAATATGATGCCGCACAGCTGGAAATTGCAAATTTGCAAGCGCAAAACAAAGCACTTGCCAAGAAAATTAAGACAATGGAGGTGAATTTCCAAAACCTGCTCGATACGGCTAAGGCGGAAATCAAACGCAAGGATGCACAAATAACGCAGCTGCGCAAGGA gAAAGATGATATATGCTTCAGACGCAAGCGTGCACCCAATTTGGCGCAGCCCAACTCCCAGACCCAACCTTTAGACGAGctgcaacatcagcaacacaAACGCTTCAAGCCCGAGGATGTGTCGGACGTGAAAGCTGAAATTGGCATCGACAACAATAACGAAAACTGCGATATGAAAAAGAAACATCTTACACAACAGCACGCACCTGCAAGACGATCTATTAGCCGGGAGGCTGGCCCCGAGAAAATGACGCAACACAAGCGAGACAAGCCATTTGACTCGGGCGCAGAGCGTCAGCGCTCAGCTGATGTGAGGAATCCGCAGGACAGATTACGAGATCGGGATCGAGATCGAGAACGAGAACGAGATCGAGATCGTAATAGAGATAGAAGTCGACGTCGCAGTCGTAGTCGCAGTCGAGAGCGCTGCCGCAGTCGGGATCGTTATAGAAGCAACAGTCAGAGGCACAGCTCAAAGAACAGGGATCTAAAAAGAAGTCGCCGGAGTCGCTCGCGTTCACGTTCGCGTTCTAGCCACAAGAatagcagcaggagcag TAAACGCAAAAGCTCACGGGAAATCGAAAGAAAACACCTTACCAAATCCTCTACACATGACCATAAACCAAAAACCATGGAAGATCTCTTTGGCAGCACGCCCAAGCACCAAAGcccagcgacaacaacaaatgcaggcagcagcaacgtgGACAGTGAAAAAGTATTCCAGAACCTAATTGCAAATATGGAACCGCTAACGCCACAAGAGCTGTACACGCCGGAAAGCCAAATCGAAGCAAGAGTGCAGCAAACAAGCAGCGGAAAATCTGgagaaaataagcaaaaatcagccgaaaatataaacaaatattttgtatgcaaTATTGAAAGTAAGAACATGGAGCAGAAATTTGCAGAGGATGAACTGGATAATCAAGTTCTCTCGAAACCAAAAAACCCTTTACCTAGGCCGCATTTAAAACCCTTGGTAAATGcagaaaatgcaaaacaaaatcttcAAAAAGTTGTGCAAGTTGAGTTCGTAAATGAAGTAGCTAATGAAACAAAGCAGGTACAGGATGCAAATGACGAAGAGCAGTCAGTTCATGAGGTGGATAACATAGAATCTCAGCAGAACATGTCAGGCACGGACGAAGCGCAGTTAACTGCTCAGGATTTGTTGGATgcagaagaaataattaataaagtgCATAATACAAACGAGGAACAACACATTCCGGGCCTGGATTTCATAGCCGAAGAGCAATTAAAAAGAGAATTGGATGACGCTCAAACAAATCTACACATACCGGGCCTGGATTTGGTTGATAATGAGACACTAATGAACGATGTGGATAATGGAAAAACAAATGAGCAAATTCCTGGGCTAGACTTTAAGGAGGAATTAATTACGGAATTGAATACGAAAATACACGACAATGCTCCTGCTCAGGATTTGAAGGCCATAAATAAAGTAGATACAAAAGCACATTTATACATACCAGGCCTGGATTTGATGAATGAAGAGGCTACCACAAGTAAGGTGGACCCGAGAACGCAGGAATACATACCGGGTCTGAATATGTCCATTGAGGaggaagcaacaaaaaatgttgtggCAAAAACACATGAAAATATACTGGATATGGATTTTGTAATACAAGAGGATCTAACACGAGATGTGGCtaatatgaaaacaaatgaGCATATATCTGTGCTGGACCTAAAGAGTGATTTGGAAGTAACTAAAGCAGTTGTTGCAGAACCACATGAATATATACCCGGACTGGACTTTACTGCTGCAGAGAATGTATCGGGCAATGTAGATACTGAACAACACAATTGTCTGGGCTTTGCGGAGGAACAGGATCTGCCAAGCGATGTGGatagaacaaaaacaaacacaactgATAATCAAGACTGTGCACCAGCTGAGGAACTGAAAGATAGCACGAATAAGATCTCGACTGGGAATGAAACCGAAAATACAGAAGCAAAAGGCGAACGGAGCGACAATTCGACAGCAAACAATGCACCAAATGAGCACCGTGGGGATAATCAGTTAAGGGAAAGCAATGACAACACGGAATCGTCTGATGATGATGCTCAGGAAGGCGAACGGAGCGACAATTCGACTGAAAACAATGCACCATGCGAGCACCGTGGGGAAAATCAGTTAAGGGAAAGCAATGACAACACGGAATCATCTGATGATGGTGCTCAGGAAGCAGAGAATGCGAAAAGTAAGGACCATAGGGAAAATCAGTTAGTGGAAAGCAACCAATACATGGAATCATCTGATGATGATTCTCAGGAGTTAGAGCAACCGAAATGCGAGGACCCTACGGGACATCATATGGAATTATCAGAGCTAGAGCAACCGAAATGTGAGGACCCTAGGGCAGGTCAATTAACGGAAGGCCATGACAACATGGATTCATCAGAAGATAATGCTCAGGAACTAGAGCAAGCGCAAAGTGAGGACAACAGGGAAAATCAGTTAAGGGATAGCAATGATAAAATGGAATCATCAGATGATGATGCTCAGGAACTAGAcgaatcatcatcatctgatgatgatgatgatcaagAACTGGAGCAAGCGAAGAGTGAGgacaaaatggaaaatcagTTAATGGCCAGCAATCAAAACTCAGAATCATCCGAACTTCAAGAAATAGATGCAGCAGCGAAGTCAACATTAAGCGAGTCCACAACGCCGCCCGGCCAGGACTCCATCACTTGTCAATTAGATCAATTACCAGCACAGGCAGAGGAGAACATGGTTACGCCCAAGCGACCAGTCCGTGGCatgaaaagcatacaaatAATTGAGGACATACGTCTGCCCGTCATGATGGATATTGAGAATCTTGCAGTTAAAGTAGATGGAACAAGCGAGGAGCACAGCTTGAAACAAACAGACCACCAGCTGTCCAATGCACATGATGTTACTGAGCAAATGCCAGGTCTGAACTTTAATGTCGACACATTAACGCAGCCAGCATCGGAGATTGAAGGAGAGTCTCAGCTGCAGTTCATCACAGTTAATCAAAATGAACGCAACTCGAAAATTGTGGCAGTTAATACGACAATCACGCCCAAGCTGACAGTCGTTGCAGCTACAGTTATGTACGCCCAGCCGGATTCAACCAAGATTGATCACACCGAGGACGATGCTGCACTCGAGGCAGTCATGAATGAGCTAATACCAGATAAACAGCAGGCAATCACATTGGACGAAAGCTATCCGAATTTGAGCCTAGAAACGGATACCATTGAGCTGGCATTGAAACAGCTGCATCAGCAGTCACAAACCGATGAGCAGCCGGACGAAACAGCTGTAACGTCCACATCCATGAAGGGGCCGCAAACGCCCAATCAGGATCTTATGCAGATACTTATGCAATCGCCATTGCAGTCGACAGCTGCGTGCACGACGCGAAACAGTCCTACAAAAGTGAGGGTCAGAATAAAGAAACTCGAAGCACGGTCaaacagcaaaagaaaaagcaacAATGAGGCCAGCAGCGCTACGCCGCAAAATTCAGAAGAAACGCCGCTAAAAAAACGTAGAGTAGATGTTAACGATGGCGACACAGTGCATACCGccgatccaattgtgccccaAACGCCACCAGAAACGGCCCTGACTACGGAGGCTTCGCAGTTGCATGTGACCATTGATGAGACCTTCAATGCCAGCACAATGGAGCAAAGCCACTGCCAGAACAGCAACGACTCTTCCATGGTGACCAAACGCTGCTCTCTGGGCAACAGCGACTATCAATTCGAGCGGATCAATGATGAGGTTGTGTTACGCGTCACACGTCGTCGACGACGCCGACCAGCAGCTGCCAATCAGGAGTCATAA